The Verrucomicrobiota bacterium genome includes a window with the following:
- a CDS encoding carboxy terminal-processing peptidase, with translation MLKLSSRLSLTLLLLLGAAPFVKARDFEYTQAMKKETQTVVFLLENFHYAQKFINQSQAEELIEGFMEDLDYNHVFFLKQDREEMVSKYASRLERSLRRGELEAAYDIYQRYEERFLSRIDWVLERLTGGFDFEEETEYVVDREEFPWLESVEVADELWEKRLKYEMLFDILNDEEQTDAVETINKRYERLKKNLLDLESSDIQEIFLTTLTQMFDPHSTFLSSDTLEDFSISMSLSLVGIGAILVQEEGYCTIRELIPGGPADLDGRMRAGDKIVLVAQKGEEPVDVIDMGLRKIVKMIRGEKATTVLLTVIPADAADPSSREVIDIVRDEVQITASRASANVFQLPINEKEELPIGVIQLPSFYGDLSIEEGGTPTSTTKDVAELIAKLQEQNIRGLILDLRNNGGGLLTEAIDLTGLFIKTGPVVQVRNSRGFIRRDWDRDEDIAYGGPLIVLVSRYSASASEIVAGALQYYDRALIVGDKSTHGKGTVQAVYEIDKLASPSFFNDQPTGAAKLTIQKFYLPNGRSTQNKGVISDIALPSINEFLKIGEADLDHSMLWDEIKPVNWSKKASELKFDPIDELLKTQLTRLSEARQNELEEFAFLKESIEFFKEKQELKSYSLNLAKRKEQKETDKEFRDLLESRQTELKKLNFISTEITLNEVEVAKATENSTDSVHVDNPPSTVSSLIEPTKELANSNKEFQPELGEINNTLSGPEIALNETPLDDSSEKGDNDSTEKGPSIDIHLRETLRILSDWIHAQDPEVKDTAANHGVAEVKSKS, from the coding sequence ATGCTTAAACTCAGTTCACGACTTTCTCTCACATTGCTTCTATTATTGGGAGCTGCCCCCTTTGTTAAAGCCCGGGATTTCGAATACACCCAGGCCATGAAAAAGGAGACCCAAACGGTTGTCTTCCTGCTAGAGAATTTTCACTACGCCCAGAAGTTTATAAATCAATCCCAGGCCGAAGAGCTCATCGAAGGCTTCATGGAGGATCTTGATTATAATCATGTCTTTTTCCTCAAGCAGGACCGGGAGGAAATGGTTAGCAAGTACGCAAGTAGGCTGGAAAGAAGCTTAAGACGAGGTGAACTCGAGGCAGCTTACGACATTTACCAACGATACGAAGAAAGGTTTCTAAGTCGTATTGATTGGGTTCTGGAACGCCTCACCGGTGGATTCGACTTTGAAGAGGAAACCGAATACGTCGTCGATCGTGAAGAATTTCCCTGGTTGGAATCTGTTGAAGTTGCGGACGAACTTTGGGAAAAGCGACTCAAGTATGAAATGCTCTTCGACATCCTGAACGACGAGGAACAAACGGATGCGGTCGAAACAATTAACAAACGCTACGAGCGCTTGAAGAAAAACCTACTCGATCTGGAGTCGAGCGATATTCAGGAAATTTTTCTGACTACCCTTACTCAGATGTTCGACCCACATTCCACTTTCTTATCCTCGGACACCCTGGAGGACTTTTCCATTTCCATGAGTTTGTCTTTGGTCGGCATCGGTGCCATTCTCGTCCAGGAAGAAGGCTACTGCACAATCAGAGAGTTGATACCCGGAGGCCCGGCTGATCTGGATGGACGAATGCGGGCGGGCGACAAGATTGTTCTCGTGGCCCAGAAAGGTGAAGAACCCGTAGATGTTATCGATATGGGTTTGAGAAAAATTGTGAAGATGATACGTGGAGAAAAGGCCACTACGGTACTCCTGACGGTGATCCCTGCAGATGCTGCTGATCCATCTTCTCGGGAAGTGATCGATATCGTCCGTGATGAAGTGCAAATCACAGCCAGCCGGGCAAGCGCCAATGTATTTCAATTGCCAATTAACGAGAAAGAAGAACTGCCCATTGGAGTCATTCAGTTACCTTCATTTTATGGAGACCTCAGTATAGAGGAAGGCGGCACTCCCACCAGCACCACAAAAGATGTGGCGGAACTCATCGCCAAATTGCAGGAGCAAAACATTCGTGGACTTATCCTGGATTTAAGAAACAACGGAGGAGGATTATTGACCGAAGCGATCGATCTAACCGGACTTTTCATCAAAACCGGACCTGTCGTACAAGTACGTAACAGCAGAGGTTTCATCCGCCGTGATTGGGATCGAGACGAAGACATCGCCTACGGGGGTCCACTTATTGTCCTTGTTTCAAGGTACAGCGCATCGGCCTCAGAAATCGTTGCCGGGGCACTTCAATATTACGATCGAGCCCTTATTGTTGGAGATAAATCCACTCACGGAAAAGGAACCGTTCAAGCTGTTTATGAAATTGATAAACTGGCCTCACCATCCTTCTTTAATGACCAGCCTACAGGTGCAGCAAAATTGACGATTCAGAAGTTTTATCTCCCCAATGGAAGGTCCACACAGAATAAAGGGGTCATCTCCGATATCGCCTTACCTTCAATCAATGAATTCTTGAAAATTGGAGAAGCTGATCTTGATCACTCCATGTTGTGGGACGAAATAAAACCGGTCAACTGGAGCAAGAAGGCAAGTGAGCTAAAGTTTGATCCGATCGATGAGTTACTGAAAACCCAACTCACAAGACTGAGCGAGGCCCGCCAAAACGAATTGGAAGAATTTGCATTTCTTAAAGAGAGTATTGAGTTCTTCAAAGAAAAGCAGGAGCTAAAATCGTACTCCCTCAACCTCGCAAAACGCAAAGAACAAAAAGAAACAGACAAAGAGTTTCGCGATTTACTCGAATCCAGACAAACCGAACTCAAGAAGCTCAACTTTATTAGTACGGAGATAACCCTAAACGAAGTTGAAGTTGCCAAAGCAACGGAGAATTCAACGGACAGCGTGCATGTGGACAACCCGCCGAGTACGGTCTCATCTCTGATCGAACCAACAAAAGAACTCGCCAATTCCAACAAAGAATTTCAACCAGAATTAGGTGAGATAAATAATACATTATCTGGTCCCGAGATTGCTCTGAACGAAACTCCGTTAGATGATAGTTCAGAAAAGGGCGACAACGACTCTACAGAGAAGGGGCCAAGCATCGACATTCACCTTCGCGAAACCCTTCGTATCTTATCTGATTGGATTCACGCACAAGATCCAGAAGTGAAAGACACAGCTGCCAATCATGGTGTAGCTGAAGTAAAATCCAAAAGTTAG
- a CDS encoding rhomboid family intramembrane serine protease: protein MLSDRPYMREPQYQPSPLKPLYWLIGIMVGVFIVQTLVINWFQSPFFQMLFALSEYGIKHGYIWTFLTYGFLHSTNGSIPVHLLLNCLGLFFLGRILLPLLGKERFFTLFGISVFLGGLLWFAINHLRGYNIPLVGASAGIMGLLVAFTMQAPNRPITVLLFLFLPVTITPRNLVRIVLIFELVGFFLSELAPFGNGLGIAHSAHLGGMFGGWVFVKFILHKDFTIGTTDIKPPRWFSSEKIKKAKTGRFKINFTNRNELQKEVDRILDKINQEGFGALSEEERSTLDKAKELLNR from the coding sequence ATGCTTTCTGACCGCCCATACATGCGTGAGCCGCAGTACCAGCCATCTCCGCTCAAGCCACTTTACTGGTTGATTGGGATCATGGTTGGCGTTTTCATCGTTCAAACTTTGGTGATCAATTGGTTCCAATCACCTTTTTTTCAGATGCTTTTCGCACTGTCTGAATACGGCATCAAACACGGCTACATTTGGACTTTCCTAACCTACGGTTTCTTACATTCCACAAACGGCTCAATACCTGTCCATCTTTTATTAAATTGTTTGGGCTTGTTTTTCCTGGGACGAATTCTTCTTCCGCTTCTCGGTAAAGAACGTTTCTTTACCCTCTTTGGAATCTCAGTCTTTCTCGGAGGATTGCTTTGGTTCGCCATAAATCACTTGCGGGGATATAATATCCCTCTGGTAGGAGCTTCGGCGGGTATCATGGGATTATTGGTCGCATTCACGATGCAGGCGCCAAATCGGCCGATCACAGTCCTTTTGTTTCTGTTTCTCCCTGTAACTATTACACCCAGAAACCTGGTAAGAATCGTTCTGATTTTTGAGCTTGTTGGTTTTTTTCTTAGTGAATTGGCCCCGTTTGGGAATGGGCTGGGGATCGCTCACTCAGCCCACCTTGGTGGCATGTTTGGCGGTTGGGTATTTGTAAAGTTCATCCTCCACAAAGACTTCACCATAGGCACAACTGACATAAAACCACCTCGCTGGTTTAGCAGTGAAAAAATCAAAAAGGCGAAAACCGGACGTTTCAAAATCAACTTCACAAATCGCAATGAATTGCAAAAAGAAGTAGATCGCATTCTCGATAAAATTAACCAGGAAGGATTTGGAGCATTAAGCGAAGAAGAACGTTCAACCTTGGACAAAGCAAAAGAACTACTGAATCGTTAG
- a CDS encoding ferredoxin — protein MAEINDKWPENAAGKFYVDEQCIDCDLCRETAPDYFKRDEDGGYSYVYKQPGDQEGIDQCMEALEGCPVEAIGEDGDE, from the coding sequence ATGGCGGAAATAAACGATAAATGGCCTGAGAATGCTGCGGGGAAATTTTACGTGGATGAGCAATGTATCGATTGCGATCTTTGTCGTGAAACTGCTCCCGATTACTTTAAACGTGATGAAGACGGTGGTTACTCCTATGTTTATAAACAACCTGGCGACCAGGAAGGTATTGATCAGTGTATGGAAGCCCTCGAAGGATGCCCAGTTGAAGCTATCGGTGAGGATGGAGACGAATAA
- a CDS encoding purine nucleoside permease, with product MAVKIAPKIIVLSLFEPVGEIPGEQTLFKERLGFSESYEIPGAMGKLFINSDGVGALLLGIGATKPAISLMALGYDERFDLRHTYFLIAGIAGADPHVTSIGSVAWARFAVDGNLAFEIDSREIPAHWPTGLFPLGSNEPYEIPYRGEDGVFLKDEVFELNDGLKNWAYQLTKDVLLQDSECMREGRALYTDTPAAMKAPCVLLGDVLASERFWHGKYFTEWAERWVKLWTEGKGTFAMSTMEEMGALRGFAVLKDQGKLEFDRIMVVRSASNFCMQPPSKTAVENITSKESEEDRFPAYLPSLENLYRVASVVVGVIVANWDSYKTKVPGF from the coding sequence ATGGCCGTAAAGATAGCCCCGAAGATAATTGTTCTAAGCTTGTTTGAACCCGTAGGTGAGATTCCTGGTGAACAGACCTTGTTTAAGGAACGCTTGGGGTTTTCCGAATCGTATGAGATCCCGGGAGCCATGGGTAAGCTATTTATAAACAGCGATGGGGTAGGGGCATTGTTGTTAGGTATCGGAGCTACGAAACCGGCCATTAGCTTGATGGCTTTAGGCTATGATGAACGGTTTGATCTTAGGCATACTTATTTCTTGATAGCTGGTATTGCTGGAGCCGATCCGCATGTGACTTCAATTGGCAGTGTTGCTTGGGCTCGATTTGCTGTGGATGGAAATTTGGCTTTCGAAATTGATTCGCGTGAAATCCCCGCCCATTGGCCAACCGGGCTTTTCCCATTAGGCTCCAATGAACCATACGAGATCCCATATCGAGGAGAGGATGGTGTGTTTCTCAAAGATGAAGTTTTTGAACTGAACGACGGTTTGAAAAACTGGGCATATCAGTTAACCAAAGACGTTTTGCTGCAGGATTCAGAGTGCATGCGAGAAGGTAGGGCACTTTACACAGACACTCCGGCTGCCATGAAAGCGCCTTGTGTATTGTTGGGTGACGTTCTCGCCAGCGAACGCTTTTGGCATGGTAAGTATTTTACTGAGTGGGCCGAACGATGGGTGAAGCTTTGGACAGAAGGCAAAGGCACCTTTGCCATGAGCACCATGGAGGAAATGGGCGCTTTACGAGGCTTCGCCGTTCTCAAAGATCAAGGTAAACTTGAGTTTGATCGAATCATGGTCGTCCGGTCAGCCAGCAATTTCTGCATGCAACCTCCCTCAAAAACAGCTGTTGAAAACATAACTTCCAAGGAATCTGAAGAGGATCGTTTCCCGGCCTATCTTCCGAGTTTGGAAAACCTATATCGGGTAGCCTCTGTTGTAGTAGGCGTTATCGTTGCAAACTGGGATTCATATAAAACCAAGGTTCCTGGATTTTAG
- the purE gene encoding 5-(carboxyamino)imidazole ribonucleotide mutase encodes MALTISPKVGIVMGSISDWPVFKHSAKILDVLGVSYDKRVLSAHRTPKELEAWLRECEEAGVQVFIAAAGGAAHLAGVVASLTILPVLAVPMESNLLGLDSLLSMVQMPGGIPVPTMGIGKAGSTNAGLSAAAIIALGDPTVREALIQFRKDQAAKVLSSEFPED; translated from the coding sequence ATGGCACTCACAATTTCTCCCAAAGTTGGCATTGTGATGGGCAGTATCTCCGACTGGCCCGTCTTTAAACACTCCGCTAAGATTCTCGATGTTCTTGGCGTTTCATACGACAAACGTGTCTTAAGTGCGCACCGCACACCCAAGGAATTGGAAGCCTGGTTGAGGGAGTGTGAAGAAGCAGGGGTACAAGTCTTTATTGCAGCAGCCGGTGGGGCGGCTCACCTTGCAGGTGTTGTTGCCTCCCTCACTATTTTGCCAGTGCTTGCAGTTCCTATGGAATCTAATCTGCTTGGGCTCGATTCTCTTTTGTCCATGGTTCAAATGCCGGGAGGCATTCCAGTTCCGACTATGGGCATAGGAAAAGCAGGATCCACCAATGCGGGCTTGTCCGCTGCTGCGATCATCGCACTTGGGGATCCCACGGTCAGAGAAGCGCTCATTCAATTTAGAAAAGATCAGGCTGCAAAAGTTCTCAGTTCAGAATTTCCAGAAGACTAG